One genomic segment of Thermovibrio guaymasensis includes these proteins:
- the pstC gene encoding phosphate ABC transporter permease subunit PstC — protein sequence MRKDFLVDWTFGKVALLSALIVVFILVSLFIVLYKESSLAVSTFGVWKFITSTVWNPPMEKFGGAPAIFGTIVSTVISIAIAVPVAIGIAIFLTEIAPHFLRTPVGVAIELLAAIPSIIYGMWGLFFFAPFMRDKVQPVIHATLGKLPVIGQWFSGYTPGIGLLTASIVLSIMILPFTAAISRDSFNMVPDILKESAYALGATKWDVMKDVVIPYAKLGVIGGIILSLGRALGETMAVTFVMGNQPVIPKSLLEPATSITVTLANEFTEADTDLYLSSLFYLALILFVMSFIVIVIGKFLFLKKVER from the coding sequence ATGAGGAAGGACTTTTTAGTTGACTGGACTTTTGGGAAAGTAGCTCTCCTTTCAGCATTAATAGTTGTTTTCATTTTAGTTTCCCTCTTTATCGTCCTTTACAAAGAGTCCTCTTTAGCTGTTAGTACTTTTGGAGTTTGGAAGTTCATAACTTCTACTGTTTGGAATCCTCCTATGGAGAAGTTTGGGGGAGCTCCTGCGATTTTCGGAACTATCGTTAGTACTGTAATTTCAATAGCTATCGCAGTTCCTGTAGCTATTGGTATTGCTATATTCTTAACAGAAATTGCTCCTCACTTCTTAAGGACTCCGGTCGGCGTTGCTATAGAACTCCTTGCAGCAATTCCAAGTATTATTTACGGTATGTGGGGACTGTTTTTCTTTGCTCCATTCATGAGGGATAAGGTTCAGCCAGTAATCCATGCAACTCTAGGTAAGTTACCTGTAATCGGCCAATGGTTCTCAGGTTACACCCCCGGAATAGGTCTCTTAACGGCTTCAATAGTCCTTTCTATAATGATCCTTCCCTTTACAGCCGCAATTTCAAGGGACTCCTTCAACATGGTTCCCGACATCCTGAAAGAATCTGCCTACGCCCTTGGAGCTACAAAGTGGGACGTTATGAAGGACGTTGTAATACCTTATGCTAAGCTTGGAGTAATTGGGGGAATCATTCTCTCTTTGGGAAGGGCCCTTGGGGAGACGATGGCGGTTACGTTTGTTATGGGTAACCAGCCGGTAATTCCAAAATCCCTTTTAGAGCCTGCTACTTCAATTACTGTTACACTTGCAAATGAGTTTACAGAGGCTGACACTGATCTATACCTTTCAAGCCTTTTCTACCTAGCCCTTATTCTCTTTGTTATGAGCTTTATAGTTATAGTTATAGGTAAATTCCTCTTCCTAAAGAAAGTTGAGAGGTAA
- a CDS encoding complex I subunit 1/NuoH family protein: MEAWLKALLFPGFVFLLIVFLMIFYLERKVLADVHLRTGPFYVGKWGLLQTTADVFKLIQKEFIIQRRANKLLFSLIPFVAFIMVVMMVAFIPFSEGSWVVSTSFDLLIILALVTGMPPVFFYAGWVSRSKYSFIGGLRVVNQMISGEIPLWLSALAAAVFFGTLNFIEIVHKSSLVSFIVLLPAFLIFITAALIVSDRPPFDIPEAEQEVVYGFLTEFGGFNYAILALSKLIELFAIFSVGVILFLGGFKGPILPGIVWFFIKLALLYLFTFVVRASTPRIRMDQLLRFCWKVLTPLALLNLVFVILVKMFIS, translated from the coding sequence ATGGAGGCATGGTTAAAGGCCCTTCTATTTCCCGGTTTTGTTTTCCTCTTAATAGTTTTCCTAATGATTTTCTACCTTGAGAGGAAAGTCCTTGCCGACGTTCATTTAAGAACGGGGCCTTTCTACGTTGGTAAGTGGGGTCTGCTTCAAACAACTGCTGATGTCTTTAAGCTCATTCAGAAGGAGTTCATTATTCAGAGGAGAGCCAATAAACTCCTCTTTTCCCTCATACCTTTCGTTGCCTTTATAATGGTCGTGATGATGGTTGCCTTCATTCCTTTCTCTGAGGGAAGTTGGGTTGTAAGTACCAGTTTTGACCTTTTAATAATCCTTGCCCTTGTAACTGGAATGCCTCCAGTCTTCTTCTATGCAGGTTGGGTTTCAAGGAGTAAGTACTCCTTTATCGGCGGTCTAAGGGTTGTTAACCAGATGATTTCAGGGGAGATTCCTCTTTGGCTCTCAGCCCTTGCAGCAGCAGTGTTCTTTGGGACTCTAAACTTTATTGAAATAGTCCATAAGAGCTCCTTAGTTTCCTTCATCGTCCTCCTGCCCGCTTTCCTGATATTTATTACTGCTGCGCTGATCGTTTCAGACCGTCCTCCTTTTGATATACCTGAGGCCGAGCAGGAGGTAGTTTACGGATTTTTAACTGAGTTCGGTGGTTTTAACTATGCAATTTTGGCTTTATCAAAGCTTATAGAGCTCTTTGCTATTTTCTCAGTTGGTGTAATCCTCTTTTTAGGAGGATTTAAAGGTCCCATCCTTCCGGGGATTGTGTGGTTTTTCATAAAGCTCGCTCTACTTTACCTGTTCACTTTCGTTGTAAGGGCTTCAACTCCCCGTATTAGGATGGATCAGCTGTTAAGGTTCTGCTGGAAAGTTTTAACTCCACTGGCGCTCTTAAACTTAGTTTTCGTGATTTTAGTAAAGATGTTTATCTCTTAA
- a CDS encoding NADH-quinone oxidoreductase subunit C, which translates to MLEDVKVKVKETFGFESEPYDTNVLLIHAERNSVRKLLEFLKEQGFNYPHTVSVVDYIPKGEGFQVNYILENLSEKKFVMVRVNLTESDLTVPSVHDIFPPLQPHEREAWEMFGIEFIGNPRLEVMLLPDWAEGLYPLRKSYDFKKHRKPSKEKK; encoded by the coding sequence ATGCTTGAGGATGTAAAGGTGAAAGTAAAGGAAACTTTCGGTTTTGAAAGCGAACCCTACGATACGAACGTTCTGTTGATCCACGCAGAGAGGAACTCTGTTAGAAAGCTCCTTGAGTTCCTTAAAGAACAAGGTTTTAACTACCCTCATACTGTTTCGGTGGTTGATTACATTCCTAAGGGTGAAGGCTTTCAGGTTAACTACATTTTAGAGAACTTATCTGAGAAGAAGTTTGTAATGGTTAGGGTTAATCTGACTGAGAGTGACTTAACAGTTCCCAGTGTCCACGACATATTTCCTCCACTTCAACCCCATGAGAGGGAAGCCTGGGAGATGTTCGGTATTGAGTTCATAGGAAATCCAAGGCTTGAAGTTATGCTCCTTCCAGATTGGGCTGAAGGTTTATACCCCTTGAGGAAATCTTACGACTTTAAGAAGCACAGAAAGCCTTCTAAGGAGAAAAAGTGA
- a CDS encoding NADH-quinone oxidoreductase subunit J family protein, which translates to MMGNVYFWLIYVIIIASAIVALEATSLLWAAISFVVLLSEIALVYFGLNMPVLGGVQLAIYAGGVTILVLFAIMMVGESYRKPPGKAVRAIVISLSLLAVGVLFSFASAIDTFPFKAYSTQFLGTIFVEKYSFFTIVLGFIVAALLYMGNAIITKKREAG; encoded by the coding sequence ATGATGGGAAACGTCTACTTCTGGCTTATATACGTAATAATAATCGCTTCAGCTATAGTGGCTCTAGAGGCAACGTCACTTCTTTGGGCGGCGATTTCGTTTGTCGTTCTTCTCTCTGAAATTGCCCTTGTTTACTTTGGTTTAAATATGCCGGTTCTCGGTGGCGTTCAGTTAGCAATTTACGCAGGTGGAGTAACTATCCTCGTTCTCTTTGCGATAATGATGGTAGGTGAAAGTTACAGAAAACCACCTGGGAAAGCAGTTAGAGCAATAGTTATTAGTCTATCTCTCCTTGCTGTTGGGGTGCTTTTCAGCTTTGCCAGTGCGATAGATACTTTTCCCTTTAAAGCTTACTCAACACAGTTTCTCGGAACGATTTTTGTTGAGAAATACTCATTCTTTACCATCGTCCTCGGTTTCATTGTTGCAGCACTCCTTTACATGGGTAACGCCATAATTACTAAGAAGAGGGAGGCCGGCTAA
- a CDS encoding NADH-quinone oxidoreductase subunit D, producing MGNSIASSGYTFVLEERKEVSGEDLGLLQEKLLQLNWGVQHPASGPMRLKVWVDGDEVVKVDPDIGYVLRLLEKLVEYRTWINAIVNVERACFIDNFGTMTGYSIAAEKIAGVEVPKKADYVRTILCEAGRIVSHLLGLGGIVGVLGVHTPTQWALIAREKFLDAFEVYSGQRIATSSIVPGGVRFEPTGKFIEKMVTAVDFLEKEFIPRYGEVFIDNPTLKIRTVGVGKVSKEKAVEIGLAGPALRASGVPSDVRKDYPYAAYGELDFKVVIREEGDAYARYLVLWEEIQESAKIIRQAIEGLPEGDYRTKFPVKVPPGEAYVNVEWARGCFGFHLISDGGTGPYRLKMRAPSFANLWALPEIMKNVKLADVPVIFASLYMCHGDIDR from the coding sequence ATGGGAAACAGTATAGCTTCTTCTGGATACACCTTTGTCCTTGAGGAGAGGAAAGAGGTTTCTGGAGAGGACTTAGGTCTTCTCCAGGAAAAGCTTTTACAGCTCAACTGGGGGGTTCAGCACCCTGCTTCTGGTCCTATGAGGTTAAAGGTATGGGTTGACGGCGATGAGGTTGTAAAGGTAGATCCAGATATCGGATACGTTCTTAGGTTGCTAGAAAAGCTCGTTGAGTATAGGACTTGGATTAACGCTATAGTGAACGTAGAGAGAGCCTGTTTTATTGATAACTTTGGAACTATGACAGGTTACTCAATTGCTGCAGAGAAGATTGCTGGGGTTGAGGTTCCAAAGAAGGCAGATTACGTAAGGACAATCCTGTGCGAAGCCGGAAGGATTGTGAGCCACCTTTTAGGTTTGGGAGGAATTGTAGGCGTTCTTGGAGTCCATACTCCTACCCAGTGGGCTCTGATTGCAAGGGAGAAGTTCCTTGATGCTTTTGAGGTTTATTCAGGGCAGAGGATTGCGACTTCCTCAATTGTTCCTGGAGGGGTAAGGTTTGAGCCTACCGGTAAGTTTATAGAGAAGATGGTTACTGCAGTAGATTTCTTGGAGAAAGAGTTTATTCCCCGTTACGGTGAAGTCTTCATAGACAACCCGACCCTTAAGATAAGAACGGTTGGAGTAGGTAAGGTTTCTAAGGAAAAGGCAGTTGAAATAGGACTTGCAGGGCCTGCACTTAGGGCTTCTGGAGTTCCTTCGGACGTAAGGAAGGATTACCCATACGCAGCCTACGGAGAGCTAGACTTTAAAGTGGTTATCCGTGAGGAAGGAGATGCCTATGCAAGGTACCTGGTTCTGTGGGAGGAAATTCAGGAGTCTGCAAAGATTATAAGGCAAGCAATTGAAGGCCTTCCTGAGGGGGATTACAGGACTAAGTTCCCAGTTAAGGTCCCTCCAGGAGAGGCTTACGTAAACGTTGAGTGGGCAAGGGGCTGCTTCGGTTTTCACCTGATTAGCGATGGTGGAACGGGGCCCTACAGGTTGAAGATGAGAGCTCCATCCTTTGCCAACCTTTGGGCTCTACCTGAGATTATGAAGAACGTTAAGCTTGCTGACGTTCCTGTTATCTTTGCATCCCTCTATATGTGCCACGGTGATATAGACAGATAG
- a CDS encoding NADH-quinone oxidoreductase subunit B — translation MILKFFDWSRSNSPWGVHFCSGCCSLEVLALMGPRFDWERYGFMMTPSPRQADFIIVTGLVSKKVLPVLLRVYQQMPEPRYVFGMGACAAGGGPYWDSDFVAVDVSQYIPFDVFVAGCPPNPEATLEGLLRLKEIILRDRENAAKKYPNRMEEIPY, via the coding sequence ATGATTTTAAAGTTTTTTGATTGGAGCCGTTCAAACTCTCCCTGGGGAGTTCACTTCTGTAGCGGCTGTTGTTCTTTAGAGGTTTTAGCCTTAATGGGCCCCAGGTTTGACTGGGAAAGATACGGTTTTATGATGACACCAAGTCCAAGGCAGGCAGACTTCATAATCGTTACAGGATTGGTTTCAAAGAAAGTTCTGCCTGTACTCCTTAGGGTTTATCAGCAGATGCCTGAGCCCAGGTACGTTTTTGGAATGGGTGCCTGTGCAGCAGGAGGCGGTCCCTACTGGGATTCAGACTTCGTTGCTGTTGACGTTTCCCAGTACATACCGTTTGACGTTTTCGTTGCAGGTTGTCCGCCAAATCCAGAAGCAACTTTAGAGGGTCTGTTAAGGCTTAAGGAAATAATACTTAGGGACAGGGAAAACGCTGCTAAGAAGTATCCCAACAGGATGGAAGAGATACCTTACTAA
- a CDS encoding NADH-quinone oxidoreductase subunit L yields MESIVYLTIALFFVGSILAFLVGHFFEKWSSFWVAAATGLLGFIMTCFIALNLHEHPIVHHFNWFSFGSFNVPLGIYVDNLAVIMALIATGIGFLDIVFSRGYMEEDESPERYYFEKLFFIGSMVGLVFVSNLLGLYIFWEGVGLCSYLLIGYWYWKKSAAEAALKAFVMTRFGDVFMLAGIIVAWVLLGTIEFQDLNALAVAGAFSVKLGLLISILLFIGAIGKSAQFPLFPWLLDAMEGPTTVSALIHAATMVNAGVYMVARLFPFFDYSHALIVVAFVGAVSAFIAATGALAHTEIKKILAFSTMEHLALMFVAIGVGSAVAGVFHLMNHAIFKALLFLAAGAVIHMTHHTKDAFKLGGLLKYMPQTGILFLIGILALAGVPPFNGFFSKDWILASVYSYGNPIIFWLTFIAAVLCIAYGFRLWFVVFTGEPSENSKHAREAYPIMLVPLYVLASMTILIPFFKEKIIHFIAGGEVHEPLFLNLLVATLTVMFVLFGIVFLIYYKRVLSTAKFLAHPLGKGINQFLYNGWYVDAAIKWICRNVFYGSIAKAVEWIDVNVVDGAVNGTAKLSLACWDRCRKVQTGDLVDYLTYFVAGVVTLILIILFI; encoded by the coding sequence ATGGAGAGTATTGTATACCTGACGATAGCTCTTTTCTTCGTAGGAAGTATCCTTGCCTTCCTTGTAGGTCACTTCTTTGAGAAGTGGTCTTCTTTCTGGGTTGCGGCTGCAACAGGCCTTTTAGGTTTCATCATGACCTGTTTCATTGCTTTAAACCTTCATGAGCACCCAATCGTTCATCACTTTAACTGGTTCTCTTTCGGTTCCTTTAACGTTCCGTTGGGAATTTACGTTGATAACCTTGCAGTCATAATGGCCTTAATCGCTACTGGAATCGGTTTCCTTGATATTGTCTTTTCAAGGGGTTATATGGAGGAGGATGAGTCCCCTGAAAGGTACTACTTTGAGAAGCTGTTCTTTATAGGTTCAATGGTCGGCCTCGTCTTCGTGAGTAATTTACTCGGTCTTTACATCTTCTGGGAAGGTGTTGGACTCTGTTCATACCTATTAATTGGTTACTGGTATTGGAAGAAGAGTGCTGCAGAGGCGGCACTTAAAGCCTTTGTGATGACACGTTTTGGTGACGTCTTTATGCTAGCAGGGATAATTGTTGCATGGGTTTTACTTGGAACTATTGAATTTCAAGATTTAAACGCACTTGCAGTTGCAGGTGCTTTTAGCGTTAAGTTGGGACTTTTAATTTCAATCCTCCTCTTCATCGGTGCAATTGGTAAGTCTGCCCAGTTCCCCCTCTTCCCGTGGTTACTTGATGCTATGGAAGGTCCTACTACAGTATCAGCCCTTATTCACGCTGCTACTATGGTTAATGCCGGTGTTTATATGGTTGCAAGGCTCTTCCCATTCTTTGATTACTCCCACGCTTTAATAGTTGTTGCCTTTGTAGGTGCTGTTTCTGCCTTTATTGCCGCTACTGGAGCTCTTGCCCATACGGAGATTAAGAAGATTCTTGCCTTCTCTACGATGGAACACCTTGCCCTTATGTTTGTTGCAATTGGCGTTGGCTCTGCCGTTGCGGGAGTATTTCACCTTATGAACCATGCAATATTTAAGGCCTTACTCTTCCTAGCTGCTGGTGCAGTTATCCACATGACCCACCATACTAAAGATGCTTTTAAGCTTGGAGGTCTATTAAAGTACATGCCCCAAACGGGTATTCTGTTCTTAATAGGTATTCTCGCACTTGCGGGAGTTCCTCCCTTTAACGGATTCTTCAGTAAGGACTGGATTTTGGCTTCAGTCTATTCCTACGGTAATCCAATAATTTTCTGGCTTACATTTATAGCTGCTGTCCTTTGTATAGCTTATGGTTTTAGACTCTGGTTTGTCGTCTTTACTGGAGAGCCTTCAGAGAACTCAAAACACGCAAGAGAGGCTTACCCAATAATGCTTGTTCCTCTTTACGTTTTAGCTTCAATGACGATACTCATTCCCTTCTTTAAGGAAAAGATTATTCACTTTATAGCAGGTGGAGAGGTTCATGAGCCCCTGTTCCTTAACCTCCTTGTTGCAACCCTCACCGTTATGTTTGTCCTGTTTGGGATAGTTTTCCTCATTTACTACAAGAGGGTACTTTCAACTGCAAAGTTCCTTGCCCATCCCCTTGGAAAGGGTATAAACCAGTTCCTTTACAACGGCTGGTACGTCGATGCGGCTATAAAGTGGATATGCAGGAACGTCTTTTACGGCTCAATTGCAAAGGCTGTTGAGTGGATAGATGTAAACGTTGTTGATGGAGCAGTTAACGGCACTGCAAAGCTTTCCCTTGCCTGCTGGGATAGGTGCAGGAAGGTACAGACCGGAGATCTTGTAGATTACCTAACTTACTTTGTCGCAGGTGTAGTGACGCTGATCCTTATCATTCTCTTTATTTAG
- the nuoK gene encoding NADH-quinone oxidoreductase subunit NuoK, which produces MLLEADVHAYLFLSFSLLAVGVYGLLSRKSVIRMLFAVEMIINAANINLAIFSAQRNVDGEIFAFFTIGLAALEAAVGLAIVIVFYKRFGEVIPSKIRNLRW; this is translated from the coding sequence ATGCTTTTAGAAGCAGACGTTCATGCTTACTTGTTCCTCTCATTTTCTTTACTTGCCGTAGGAGTTTACGGGCTTCTTTCAAGGAAGTCTGTTATTAGAATGCTGTTTGCAGTTGAGATGATAATCAACGCTGCAAACATAAACCTTGCCATTTTCTCAGCCCAGAGGAACGTTGACGGTGAGATCTTTGCCTTCTTCACCATAGGCCTTGCGGCCCTTGAAGCTGCCGTTGGACTTGCGATAGTAATAGTCTTTTACAAGAGATTTGGAGAAGTTATTCCTTCAAAAATAAGGAACTTGAGGTGGTAG
- the pstA gene encoding phosphate ABC transporter permease PstA, which translates to MDAFKKRKLVNNIVLILSTLAALLGLLWLFWILGTLLYKGLGSLSLEVIIGDPPSPGDNHGGLKHAIVGQTLIVLTATVIGIPLGILAGTFLSEYGKNGRIANIIRDLSDIMMSIPSIVVGTFVYALMVKPLGHFSGLAGSVSLAIMMIPIIVRTTDDMLRMVPPELREAAYALGATKYRVIKDVVYKAAITGVITGVILSVARIGGETAPLLFTSFNNNFFTLNMFQPMASLTVTMYDYAMSPYKYWQDLAWAAAILLTFGVLGANILGRVVAHKFKK; encoded by the coding sequence GTGGACGCCTTTAAAAAGAGAAAGTTAGTAAATAACATCGTTCTAATTCTCTCAACTCTTGCTGCCCTCCTTGGCCTCCTTTGGCTCTTCTGGATCTTAGGAACGCTCCTCTATAAGGGGCTTGGCTCACTTTCTCTTGAGGTGATAATCGGGGATCCGCCTTCTCCTGGAGATAACCATGGAGGTTTAAAGCACGCAATAGTGGGGCAGACTTTAATAGTCCTTACGGCTACGGTTATCGGAATTCCCCTTGGAATTCTTGCGGGAACTTTCCTTTCGGAGTATGGGAAGAACGGCCGAATAGCCAACATCATCAGGGACTTGTCCGACATAATGATGAGCATTCCTTCTATCGTGGTAGGTACTTTCGTTTACGCTCTGATGGTTAAGCCCCTCGGCCACTTTTCGGGCCTTGCAGGTTCGGTGTCCCTTGCAATTATGATGATTCCAATCATAGTAAGGACTACAGACGACATGTTAAGGATGGTTCCTCCAGAACTTAGAGAGGCTGCGTACGCTCTCGGAGCTACCAAGTATAGAGTTATTAAAGACGTCGTCTACAAGGCTGCAATTACTGGAGTAATAACGGGAGTTATCCTGTCAGTTGCTAGGATAGGTGGAGAGACTGCTCCGCTACTCTTTACCTCTTTTAATAACAACTTCTTCACTCTAAACATGTTCCAGCCTATGGCCTCTTTAACGGTTACAATGTACGATTACGCGATGAGCCCCTACAAGTACTGGCAGGACCTTGCCTGGGCTGCTGCGATTCTTCTAACCTTTGGAGTCCTCGGTGCAAATATCCTAGGAAGGGTAGTAGCACATAAGTTTAAGAAGTAG
- a CDS encoding NADH-quinone oxidoreductase subunit A, whose translation MLYNFIVFVGVIAAIGLILWIVSVAVAPRDPHPVKEDTYECGLPAPEPIISSVNFQYYFYAIIFIAMDIAGVFFVLYSVGKGDPKFGWVFILFSLLLMVPLSYIMIGGNRK comes from the coding sequence ATGCTGTACAACTTCATCGTATTTGTTGGGGTTATAGCTGCTATTGGGCTTATTCTCTGGATCGTCTCGGTTGCAGTAGCTCCGAGGGACCCTCACCCTGTTAAGGAGGATACTTACGAGTGTGGCCTTCCGGCTCCAGAACCCATTATCTCAAGCGTTAACTTCCAGTACTACTTCTATGCGATCATCTTTATCGCTATGGATATAGCAGGGGTATTTTTTGTCCTCTACTCTGTAGGTAAGGGAGATCCAAAATTTGGTTGGGTCTTTATTCTCTTTTCTCTCCTTCTGATGGTTCCCCTCTCCTACATAATGATTGGAGGAAACAGGAAATGA
- the pstB gene encoding phosphate ABC transporter ATP-binding protein PstB, which yields MELNTQERFIIEPKEPAKIVVENLNFYYGEKHALKNISFKVPEKKVTALIGPSGCGKTTLLRCFNRIHDLYPGNRYEGRILLDGENILEKDYDLIKLRSRVGMVFQKPTAFPMSIFDNVAYGLRLKGIKNKSELEDRVEKALKDAALWDEVKDRLKDPASGLSGGQQQRLCIARAIAVEPEVLLFDEPTSALDPISTAKIEELVVSFRDRLTIIIVTHNMQQAARVSDYTAFMYLGELIEFNRTEDIFITPKVKLTEDYITGRFG from the coding sequence ATGGAACTGAATACGCAGGAGCGTTTCATAATAGAACCTAAAGAACCGGCAAAAATTGTTGTTGAAAACCTCAACTTCTACTACGGTGAGAAGCACGCCTTAAAGAATATTTCCTTTAAGGTTCCTGAAAAGAAGGTAACAGCTCTGATAGGGCCTTCAGGCTGTGGAAAGACAACTCTCCTTAGGTGTTTTAACAGGATACACGATCTCTATCCAGGTAACAGGTATGAAGGGAGGATCCTCTTAGACGGAGAAAACATCCTTGAAAAGGACTACGACCTTATAAAGCTTAGAAGTAGAGTTGGAATGGTTTTTCAAAAGCCTACAGCTTTTCCCATGTCAATTTTTGACAACGTTGCTTACGGTTTAAGGTTAAAGGGAATAAAGAATAAGAGTGAACTTGAGGACAGGGTTGAAAAGGCCCTTAAGGATGCAGCCCTTTGGGATGAAGTTAAGGACAGGTTAAAAGACCCAGCATCTGGGCTTTCGGGGGGGCAACAGCAGAGGCTCTGTATTGCCAGGGCTATAGCCGTTGAACCTGAGGTTCTACTCTTTGATGAACCTACAAGTGCCCTTGACCCTATTTCAACTGCAAAGATAGAGGAGCTCGTTGTGAGCTTTAGGGACAGGCTAACAATAATAATTGTTACTCACAACATGCAGCAGGCAGCTAGGGTTTCTGACTACACAGCCTTTATGTACCTTGGGGAGCTTATAGAGTTTAACAGGACGGAGGACATCTTTATAACTCCTAAAGTAAAACTTACAGAGGATTACATTACTGGAAGGTTCGGTTAA
- a CDS encoding 4Fe-4S binding protein, whose amino-acid sequence MEIKDTLSFPLETTKKVIRVAKALLAPKATEIWWDKGVKRELHYRGKHVIKVELCIGCGMCARACPVKCIDMIPTGVKKPRAVPKVRANECIFCGLCEDACPTKPQKAIQLTDEYRMIVEPGTWDNLSQFIFEPENLDEAIEKAKKMEELIEKKKQEALKKKMEAEKKSKGEEK is encoded by the coding sequence ATGGAAATTAAAGATACTCTCTCTTTTCCGTTAGAGACTACGAAAAAAGTTATTAGGGTAGCAAAGGCTCTCCTTGCACCTAAGGCTACTGAGATTTGGTGGGACAAGGGAGTTAAGAGGGAGCTCCACTACAGGGGAAAGCACGTTATCAAGGTAGAGCTCTGCATAGGTTGTGGAATGTGCGCAAGAGCCTGTCCTGTTAAGTGTATAGATATGATCCCAACCGGGGTTAAAAAACCCCGTGCGGTTCCGAAAGTTAGGGCAAACGAGTGCATATTCTGCGGTTTATGTGAGGATGCATGTCCTACGAAACCTCAAAAGGCTATTCAGCTAACCGATGAGTACAGAATGATCGTTGAGCCTGGAACCTGGGATAACCTCAGTCAGTTCATATTTGAGCCTGAAAACTTAGATGAGGCCATTGAGAAGGCGAAGAAGATGGAGGAGCTCATAGAGAAGAAAAAGCAGGAGGCTTTAAAGAAGAAAATGGAGGCTGAGAAGAAGAGTAAGGGAGAGGAGAAATGA